The Megalops cyprinoides isolate fMegCyp1 chromosome 19, fMegCyp1.pri, whole genome shotgun sequence genome has a window encoding:
- the LOC118795137 gene encoding transmembrane protein 265-like, giving the protein MSSPSSAADLKADEVVPLQSVQSTGHQSRGGDDSPKSQIKDYRRLAIASIICGISCIGILSLISSVKVREWRQTDPEKAQVHSLKARRFSIIAIATWLGLLVLIPVLMALVSYLLTLIN; this is encoded by the exons ATGTCCAGCCCTTCCAGTGCTGCTGATCTGAAAGCAGATGAGGTGGTTCCTCTGCAGTCTGTCCAAAGCACGGGCCATCAGTCAAGAGGTGGAGATGACAGTCCCAAAAGCCAGATCAAGGACTATAGGCGACTGGCCATTGCCAGCATCATCTGTGGAATCTCATGTATTGGCATTCTGTCTTTGATCAGCTCTGTCAAg GTGCGAGAGTGGCGACAGACAGACCCAGAGAAAGCCCAGGTTCACTCTCTCAAGGCCAGACGCTTCAGCATCATTGCCATTGCAACGTGGCTAGGGCTCCTCGTTCTCATCCCAGTGTTGATGGCCCTAGTGTCGTACCTACTCACGCTGATAAACTGA
- the prr14 gene encoding uncharacterized protein prr14 yields the protein MISTPPSFHPQVVCPMEGDAEIRPTPLCAPCPSKSQHHLHSLPSATHRRRDDDGGKREASRRSGRLQVAKEQTQDKEDVQEKRRTVQRRTRLNSSLTKKKRGSGTEKFSRLGTQGEMTKHKTGRGRRRKMVPATPTILIQENMTGETDLEPIQSEKETETVEPPESPPPVKGWMIGPLFRSFKSKMASFSEMVMSPVRLFKPSYSSAPSSTQPDLQGLCLESATDNCLSMEDHNGHLSEQEMGGRLDSQRLLETEIKSEGSPDSGLCPDEGHMGKDFHNCFESQTVHGEERKETETGCLNRPRPNLLQERSSCVDEGQTAVREHSSVRRLDFDTETKVENCVQEEECLHATKQCSGSVTSNKLEGQTCDQTLSCSNSGKLNESPLCRQDSPLRRGSNRSTIHLSTSKEQQAREGVHFQKLRAKRLFPGDAVSPSRPTKRSPSSAIDFQTAPEENTLLTDEPLDFFSLKEDCTLGETSEPTALERNTSSLSSPLTTSFYCTPPESVLEDTGNGSFGKPRNLEDKDDFPSPSPDFRDVAAVERCRTPEDCVVSPSPSKSPFTAADHLGRVSAKVLEDDGEGTREREGQSGKHETHLQTQSQVLNSFQLRPSLKKPHDDQPKEGPGIRVSKLRRREVQTEAETGLEAHGRLKYGRGGKQGKRQKSKTSNNVRELLAVTTGVAQEDAQSGQTEVREGTDSSNRQLIDSDSDVNFTSMSADSTIRASLEFKDGNSNTKDSSGKNKLNMTATVSMSRVVSRCKNATCHRKLKNISGTSVHTSSTDSSTNKSELESVALMENNIPSPNLPTPLSAMMITETKREKEEDFGSIASDTMTKGTGPHCPRREHQHFRRRKRNVSPGTEMDFMLNQKKGMTQSMNDWSLHGSTVEDPSTEEDMTVFLPVQADTRSQVQFNKCTLKNEEKEMGSTSCTSSTTTVMHNLCGAEAVEGQEEVESRKVCMLIKKGVQLERRGRRLKQRDRLRKGEDSHKRRGRSWLTTGCEEAEPLTKMEEQKKEAHPSEKSGSSSLPTRLLRSYSCPEIPSLFLNRPLTSPLLPSAPHSRLHPTPLHQCPSIAPPPSPAKRARRHTVCSLEVEREIAPLCLRKEVYPTGRRSLYCTPLHPTSSASPTSLTALASCFLSSPLAFLSRKQDGSSSSGGAASSSSRSHDATVPSSSDVIPSSTSPIASLVHHQIPGSTSCTLPRAGQSSASVSPLCSVPSQLPLEGESEGRPGEDEQRCCFALEREGRDTQDEKAFSDSEIKVASAKKGERGKVSRIRIRKTPPKPPTNLTPMGLPRPIRLRKKEFSLEEIYTNKNFRKPPEGRLETIFEEPVSSRDGSLSMMGQRRLKRLVEFPELGVARKPRKPLAASGSGASRKAGGSSVLGRTRRGSGSKAKEGLLEEPDSLLCSKLDQLDAWISFDQDFLLSESKQV from the exons GCGCAGAGATGATGATGGAGGGAAAAGAGAAGCAAGCAGAAGAAGCGGGCGCCTTCAGGTTGCCAAAGAGCAAACGCAAGATAAGGAAGATGTGCAAGAGAAAAGGAGGACAGTGCAGAGGAGAACCAGGCTGAACTCTTCTCtcacaaagaaaaagaggggTAGTGGCACG GAAAAATTTTCCAGATTGGGTACTCAAGGTGAAATGACAAA GCACAAAACGGGAAGGGGACGCCGGCGCAAAATGGTACCAGCCACCCCCACAATCCTAATACAGGAGAACATGACAGGAGAGACTGACCTAGAACCCATACAGtctgaaaaggaaacagaaactgTTGAACCTCCTGAAAGCCCACCTCCTGTGAAGGGATGGATGATTGGCCCCCTCTTCCGGTCATTCAAGTCCAAGATGGCCAGCTTCTCAGAAatggttatgagtcctgttcGTCTTTTCAAACCCAGCTATTCCTCAGCACCCTCCAGTACACAGCCAGATCTTCAGGGTCTTTGCTTAGAGAGCGCCACTGACAACTGCCTCAGCATGGAGGACCACAATGGGCACTTGTCAGAACAAGAAATGGGAGGGAGGCTTGATAGCCAAAGACTGTtagaaacagaaattaaaagtgAAGGCAGCCCTGATTCAGGGTTGTGTCCAgatgaggggcatatgggaaAAGATTTCCATAATTGCTTTGAGTCCCAAACCGTCCatggagaggaaagaaaagagactGAAACAGGATGTTTGAATCGTCCTCGCCCTAATTTATTGCAGGAACGGAGCTCTTGTGTGGATGAAGGACAGACTGCAGTCCGAGAACACTCCTCCGTGAGGAGACTTGACTTTGATACAGAAACAAAAGTCGAGAACTGTGTTCAAGAGGAGGAATGTCTTCATGCAACAAAACAATGTTCAGGCAGTGTCACATCCAACAAACTAGAGGGACAGACTTGTGATCAGACACTTTCTTGCAGCAATAGTGGGAAGCTGAACGAATCCCCTCTTTGTAGGCAAGATAGTCCCCTCCGCAGAGGCAGCAATAGGTCCACAATTCACTTAAGTACTTCCAAGGAACAGCAGGCAAGAGAAGGTGTACACTTTCAAAAGTTACGTGCTAAACGCCTCTTTCCGGGTGATGCTGTGTCTCCTAGTCGTCCAACCAAACGTTCACCTTCATCTGCTATTGACTTTCAGACTGCCCCTGAAGAAAATACACTTTTGACAGATGAGCCATTGGACTTTTTCAGCCTGAAGGAAGATTGTACCCTTGGAGAAACCTCAGAGCCTACTGCACTAGAGAGAAACACAAGTTCTCTGTCTAGTCCTTTAACCACCTCATTTTACTGTACACCCCCTGAATCTGTTTTGGAAGATACGGGGAACGGAAGTTTTGGGAAGCCAAGAAATCTGGAAGATAAAGATGACTTCCCTTCACCCTCACCTGACTTTAGGGATGTAGCAGCAGTTGAAAGGTGCAGAACCCCAGAGGACTGTGTTGTTAGCCCGTCACCAAGCAAGTCCCCTTTCACTGCAGCAGATCATCTTGGCAGGGTTTCTGCTAAAGTGCTGGAAGACGATGGGGAGGGAACTCGAGAGAGGGAAGGACAATCTGGAAAACATGAGACTCATTTACAGACTCAGTCCCAAGTCTTGAACTCTTTTCAGCTGAGGCCCTCACTGAAGAAACCCCATGATGATCAACCTAAAGAAGGGCCAGGAATTAGGGTGTCAAAATTAAGACGGAGAGAAGTGCAGACTGAGGCAGAAACTGGTCTGGAAGCACATGGAAGATTAAAATAcggaagaggaggaaaacaaggaaaaaggcaaaaaagcaaaacctcAAACAACGTGAGAGAGTTACTAGCTGTAACCACTGGTGTTGCCCAGGAAGATGCACAGTCAGGCCAGACGGAAGTCAGGGAAGGGACTGATTCTTCTAATAGACAGCTAATAGACAGTGATTCTGATGTAAATTTTACTTCCATGAGTGCTGATTCCACAATAAGGGCATCCCTAGAGTTTAAAGATGGTAACAGCAACACAAAGGACAGCAGTGgtaaaaacaaactaaacatGACTGCCACTGTGAGTATGAGTAGAGTTGTAAGTAGATGTAAAAATGCCACTTGCCatagaaaattaaaaaacattagCGGTACAAGTGTTCATACAAGCTctacagacagcagcacaaacaagTCAGAGTTGGAATCCGTAGCCCTAATGGAGAATAATATACCATCTCCAAACCTCCCAACACCGTTATCTGCAATGAtgatcacagaaacaaaaagggaaaaggaggaggattTTGGAAGCATTGCATCAGACACTATGACTAAAGGAACAGGACCCCACTGTCCAAGGAGGGAACATCAGCATTTCAGGAGAAGGAAGCGGAATGTTTCTCCAGGAACAGAAATGGATTTCATGCTGAATCAGAAAAAGG GAATGACTCAGTCAATGAATGATTGGAGCCTCCATGGTAGTACAGTGGAAGACCCCTCAACAGAAGAGGATATGACTGTGTTTTTGCCAGTGCAAGCTGATACTAGATCTCAGGTTCAGTTCAACAAGTGCACACTGAAGAATGAGGAGAAAGAAATGGGAAGCACTTCCTGTACTTCTTCAACAACTACTGTCATGCATAATCTGTGTGGAGCCGAGGCTGTGGAAGGACAGGAGGAGGTGGAGTCCAGGAAAGTGTGCATGCTAATAAAAAAAGGCGTGCAACtagagagaagagggaggagactgaagcagagagacaggctaAGAAAGGGGGAAGACTCGCAtaaaaggagaggaaggagtTGGTTGACAACTGGATGTGAAGAAGCGGAGCCCCTGACCAAGATGGAAGAGCAAAAGAAGGAGGCTCATCCATCAGAAAAATCAGGTAGCAGCTCCTTACCCACCCGCCTGTTGCGAAGCTACTCTTGTCCAGAgatcccctctctcttcctcaatCGCCCTCTGACAAGTCCTCTGCTGCCTTCAGCCCCGCACAGCAGACTTCACCCCACACCTCTCCACCAGTGCCCTTCCATtgctccccctccttctccgGCTAAACGTGCTCGTAGGCATACCGTCTGTAGTCTGGAAGTGGAAAGAGAGATCGCCCCCCTCTGCCTGCGTAAGGAAGTTTACCCCACTGGAAGGCGGAGTCTGTACTGCACACCCTTGCATCCTacctcctctgcctcccccaCTTCCCTCACTGCCCTCGCCTCCTGTTTTCTGTCAAGTCCCTTGGCCTTCCTTTCAAGGAAACAGGATGGGAGCAGCTCAAGTGGGGGTGCcgctagtagtagtagtcgtagtcaTGATGCCACTGTCCCCTcctccagtgatgtcatcccctCCTCTACCTCCCCTATTGCTTCCCTGGTTCATCACCAAATCCCTGGCTCCACTTCCTGTACCCTCCCCAGAGCTGGCCAGTCCTCTGCCTCCGTTTCTCCTCTTTGCAG TGTGCCCTCACAGCTTCCattagagggagagagtgagggtaGACCGGGTGAGGATGAACAAAGGTGCTGTTTCGCTCTGGAGCGGGAAGGTCGTGACACACAGGATGAAAAAGCATTCTCAGACTCTGAAATTAAG GTTGCCAGTGCAAAAAAAGGTGAACGTGGCAAAGTGTCACGCATCAGAATTCGAAAAACTCCCCCCAAACCACCCACCAACCTTACCCCCATGGGCCTTCCCCGACCTATCAG GTTGAGGAAGAAAGAGTTCAGTCTCGAGGAAATTTATACCAACAAGAACTTCCGTAAACCACCAGAAGG GCGGCTAGAGACGATATTTGAGGAACCAGTGAGCAGTCGTGATGGATCTCTGTCCATGATGGGCCAACGCCGTCTCAAACGATTGGTGGAGTTCCCTGAGCTGGGTGTGGCTAGAAAACCCAGAAAGCCTCTAGCTGCGTCTGGGAGCGGAGCTTCCCGGAAGGCTGGGGGGAGCTCCGTTTTGGGCAGGACTCGGCGGGGAAGCGGTTCTAAAGCCAAAGAAGGACTGTTAGAGGAACCTGATTCATTGCTGTGTTCCAAGCTTGACCAACTGGATGCCTGGATTTCATTTGACCAGGACTTTCTGTTATCAGAGTCCAAACAGGTGTAG
- the rusf1 gene encoding RUS1 family protein C16orf58 homolog isoform X3, whose product MDFSWFLSHFLSLSLSLTHTHTHAGFLQFSFRHSVHSGVTSGCWCWKSGGHSCCCNYYLVIESVNVLWCPASHAVVRSFVVILDGTGMLGRILFAWLKGSKLDCDAKKWRLVADVLNDIAMFMEIVAPNFPTCFTLIVCTAGVFKSIVGVAGGATRAALTVHQARRDNMADVSAKDGSQETLVNLAGLLVSLILIPLVTDNAWLTFTLFFFFTILHLLANYRAVRSVVMETLNEARLSILLHQYLQDSQVLCPSEANLREPVFLEFRRKVPIKLGVRLGELVNNPQELQLALKHSNSPYLIGVKHGSVCVCLGEDASARDEIRAVCQAVCLSTVLLSPSTSEGALKSLSAARTQGLWELVSESHKVIDHIFPQFLKGLEASGWQVDRTLLDWDEWRVDWRKKSD is encoded by the exons ATGGATTTCAgctggtttctctctcactttctctctctctctctctctctcacacacacacacacacatgcaggcttTCTCCAGTTCTCTTTCAGGCACTCTGTCCACTCAGGCGTCACTTCGGGGTGTTGGTGTTGGAAATCAGGAGGCCACAGTTGCTGCTGCAACTATTACCTGGTTATTGAGAG TGTGAATGTGCTGTGGTGTCCCGCCAGTCATGCTGTAGTAAGATCCTTTGTCGTCATATTAGATGGTACTGGAATGCTGGGCCGTATCCTGTTTGCCTGGCTTAAAGG gaGTAAATTGGACTGTGATGCCAAGAAATGGAG GCTGGTAGCTGATGTTCTCAATGATATTGCTATGTTCATGGAAATTGTGGCTCCAAACTTCCCGACGTGCTTCACTCTAATTGTTTGTACTGCTGGAGTCTTTAAG TCAATTGTAGGGGTAGCAGGGGGAGCCACCAGAGCTGCTCTGACTGTGCACCAGGCTCGCAGAGACAATATGGCCGATGTCTCCGCTAAAGATGGCAGTCAG GAAACTCTAGTGAATCTGGCAGGGCTATTAGTCAGCCTCATCCTCATTCCCCTGGTCACTGACAACGCATG gTTGACCTTTaccctcttcttcttcttcaccaTCCTCCACCTCCTGGCCAATTACAGGGCAGTTCGctctgttgtcatggaaacactCAATGAGGCTCGACTTTCTATTCTGCTCCACCAGTATCTGCAGGACAGTCAGGTCTTGTGTCCATCAGAAGCCAATCTAAGAGAGCCTGTATTCCTGG agttCAGGAGGAAGGTTCCCATTAAACTTGGAGTAAGGCTTGGAGAACTGGTCAACAA CCCACAGGAACTCCAGCTGGCTTTGAAACACAGTAACAGTCCATACCTCATTGGAGTCAAGCATG gctcagtgtgtgtttgtttgggtgAGGATGCATCAGCACGTGACGAAATCAGGGCGGTGTGTCAGGCAGTGTGTCTGagcactgtgctgctctctccctccacgTCGGAGGGAGCTTTGAAATCACTCTCAGCTGCACGTACGCAAG GCCTTTGGGAACTGGTGTCAGAAAGTCACAAAGTGATTGACCACATTTTCCCCCAGTTCCTTAAAG GTCTTGAGGCCAGCGGGTGGCAGGTTGATCGTACGCTACTGGACTGGGATGAGTGGCGGGTGGACTGGAGAAAGAAAAGTGACTGA
- the rusf1 gene encoding RUS1 family protein C16orf58 homolog isoform X2 translates to MEGENVLATERYGSQERWRYRLKDGVLKRESEGEDPRFTRSSVVGVLKSIFLPQGYPDSVSEDYLQYQFWDTMQAFSSSLSGTLSTQASLRGVGVGNQEATVAAATITWLLRDGTGMLGRILFAWLKGSKLDCDAKKWRLVADVLNDIAMFMEIVAPNFPTCFTLIVCTAGVFKSIVGVAGGATRAALTVHQARRDNMADVSAKDGSQETLVNLAGLLVSLILIPLVTDNAWLTFTLFFFFTILHLLANYRAVRSVVMETLNEARLSILLHQYLQDSQVLCPSEANLREPVFLEFRRKVPIKLGVRLGELVNNPQELQLALKHSNSPYLIGVKHGSVCVCLGEDASARDEIRAVCQAVCLSTVLLSPSTSEGALKSLSAARTQGLWELVSESHKVIDHIFPQFLKGLEASGWQVDRTLLDWDEWRVDWRKKSD, encoded by the exons ATGGAGGGGGAAAATGTGCTGGCGACTGAACGGTACGGCTCCCAGGAAAGATGGAGATACCGATTAAAGGACGGAGTActgaagagagaaagtgaagggGAAGACCCTAGATTTACAAGAAGCTCTGTAGTTGGCGTGTTGAAA AGCATCTTCTTGCCGCAGGGATATCCAGACAGTGTCAGTGAAGATTACCTTCAGTACCAGTTCTGGGATACAATGCAG gcttTCTCCAGTTCTCTTTCAGGCACTCTGTCCACTCAGGCGTCACTTCGGGGTGTTGGTGTTGGAAATCAGGAGGCCACAGTTGCTGCTGCAACTATTACCTGGTTATTGAGAG ATGGTACTGGAATGCTGGGCCGTATCCTGTTTGCCTGGCTTAAAGG gaGTAAATTGGACTGTGATGCCAAGAAATGGAG GCTGGTAGCTGATGTTCTCAATGATATTGCTATGTTCATGGAAATTGTGGCTCCAAACTTCCCGACGTGCTTCACTCTAATTGTTTGTACTGCTGGAGTCTTTAAG TCAATTGTAGGGGTAGCAGGGGGAGCCACCAGAGCTGCTCTGACTGTGCACCAGGCTCGCAGAGACAATATGGCCGATGTCTCCGCTAAAGATGGCAGTCAG GAAACTCTAGTGAATCTGGCAGGGCTATTAGTCAGCCTCATCCTCATTCCCCTGGTCACTGACAACGCATG gTTGACCTTTaccctcttcttcttcttcaccaTCCTCCACCTCCTGGCCAATTACAGGGCAGTTCGctctgttgtcatggaaacactCAATGAGGCTCGACTTTCTATTCTGCTCCACCAGTATCTGCAGGACAGTCAGGTCTTGTGTCCATCAGAAGCCAATCTAAGAGAGCCTGTATTCCTGG agttCAGGAGGAAGGTTCCCATTAAACTTGGAGTAAGGCTTGGAGAACTGGTCAACAA CCCACAGGAACTCCAGCTGGCTTTGAAACACAGTAACAGTCCATACCTCATTGGAGTCAAGCATG gctcagtgtgtgtttgtttgggtgAGGATGCATCAGCACGTGACGAAATCAGGGCGGTGTGTCAGGCAGTGTGTCTGagcactgtgctgctctctccctccacgTCGGAGGGAGCTTTGAAATCACTCTCAGCTGCACGTACGCAAG GCCTTTGGGAACTGGTGTCAGAAAGTCACAAAGTGATTGACCACATTTTCCCCCAGTTCCTTAAAG GTCTTGAGGCCAGCGGGTGGCAGGTTGATCGTACGCTACTGGACTGGGATGAGTGGCGGGTGGACTGGAGAAAGAAAAGTGACTGA
- the zgc:113090 gene encoding zinc finger protein 135, translating into MSKIERLKASVAQLLAVAVHEVLDVVGQAVSEYQEETARTQRENESLRRRLWELQEVVKTVSTGGPHSLSLAVSEGRSPIDQQHYEQDWNCSLRDDTELTVHEEKAALIRHRRTRQRDEELRRLESDHSADSEAECEVLGLSALGSECGTQMSDTAQSIFTSRSVKNDSDVDSVHTVNIPNTLSPNTCNSGTMPSLASDEIKMEPEPPECSMSEQHAAQIPLYGCADAIGNLAQDEPNQELYHSERESQGQIYIQPERSTVGKRFKFGKIIRSLSDNKKHKQYKRKEEQHICFLCGKTFSRVANLRIHQRCHTGEKPYCCVQCGRCFSQAGDLKKHKRVHTGEKPYHCTQCGKSFSRGENLKRHQKTHVGDPLLV; encoded by the exons ATGTCCAAGATCGAGCGTTTGAAAGCAAGTGTGGCGCAGCTCTTGGCTGTGGCTGTGCACGAGGTTCTGGATGTGGTGGGGCAGGCGGTGTCGGAGTACCAGGAGGAGACTGCCAGGACgcagagggagaatgagagcCTGAGGCGGAGGCTGTGGGAACTCCAGGAGGTGGTGAAGACTGTGAGCACAG GAGGtccacactctctgtctctcgcagTCTCTGAGGGAAGGTCTCCCATTGATCAGCAACACTATGAGCAGGACTGGAACTGCAGTCTGAGGGACgacacagagctcacagtgCATGAAGAGAAAGCAGCGCTGATCAGGCATAGGAGGACTAGGCAAAGGGATGAAGAACTCAGAAGACTGGAGTCTGATCACTCTGCAGACTCGGAGGCTGAGTGCGAAGTGCTCGGACTGAGCGCGCTGGGGTCGGAGTGCGGGACTCAGATGTCGGATACAGCCCAGTCGATATTCACAAGCCGCAGTGTGAAAAACGACTCTGACGTGGACTCCGTTCACACCGTGAACATTCCCAACACGCTGTCTCCAAACACTTGCAATTCAGGAACTATGCCCAGCCTGGCCTCCGATGAAATTAAGATGGAGCCGGAGCCGCCGGAATGTTCCATGTCAGAACAGCACGCTGCCCAAATTCCTTTGTATGGTTGTGCAGACGCAATTGGCAACTTGGCACAAGATGAACCCAATCAAGAACTGTACCACTCTGAAAGGGAGTCTCAGGGACAGATCTACATTCAGCCAGAACGTAGCACAGTAGGGAAGAGATTCAAGTTTGGGAAAATTATTAGATCGTTGTCcgataataaaaaacacaagcagtataagaggaaggaggaacaacacatctgttttctctgtgggaAGACCTTCAGTCGCGTAGCAAATCTCAGAATACACCAGCGAtgtcacacaggagagaaaccttactgctgtgtgcagtgtgggcGGTGCTTCAGTCAAGCAGGAGACCTTAAAAAACACAAGCGAGTTCACACTGGAGAGAAACCATACCACTGcacccagtgtgggaagagtttcagTCGTGGCGAAAACCTTAAAAGACACCAGAAAACACATGTGGGAGATCCCTTACTGGTGTGA
- the rusf1 gene encoding RUS1 family protein C16orf58 homolog isoform X1 — protein sequence MKSPIGSVMEGENVLATERYGSQERWRYRLKDGVLKRESEGEDPRFTRSSVVGVLKSIFLPQGYPDSVSEDYLQYQFWDTMQAFSSSLSGTLSTQASLRGVGVGNQEATVAAATITWLLRDGTGMLGRILFAWLKGSKLDCDAKKWRLVADVLNDIAMFMEIVAPNFPTCFTLIVCTAGVFKSIVGVAGGATRAALTVHQARRDNMADVSAKDGSQETLVNLAGLLVSLILIPLVTDNAWLTFTLFFFFTILHLLANYRAVRSVVMETLNEARLSILLHQYLQDSQVLCPSEANLREPVFLEFRRKVPIKLGVRLGELVNNPQELQLALKHSNSPYLIGVKHGSVCVCLGEDASARDEIRAVCQAVCLSTVLLSPSTSEGALKSLSAARTQGLWELVSESHKVIDHIFPQFLKGLEASGWQVDRTLLDWDEWRVDWRKKSD from the exons ATGAAGTCACCCATAGGCTCAGTAATGGAGGGGGAAAATGTGCTGGCGACTGAACGGTACGGCTCCCAGGAAAGATGGAGATACCGATTAAAGGACGGAGTActgaagagagaaagtgaagggGAAGACCCTAGATTTACAAGAAGCTCTGTAGTTGGCGTGTTGAAA AGCATCTTCTTGCCGCAGGGATATCCAGACAGTGTCAGTGAAGATTACCTTCAGTACCAGTTCTGGGATACAATGCAG gcttTCTCCAGTTCTCTTTCAGGCACTCTGTCCACTCAGGCGTCACTTCGGGGTGTTGGTGTTGGAAATCAGGAGGCCACAGTTGCTGCTGCAACTATTACCTGGTTATTGAGAG ATGGTACTGGAATGCTGGGCCGTATCCTGTTTGCCTGGCTTAAAGG gaGTAAATTGGACTGTGATGCCAAGAAATGGAG GCTGGTAGCTGATGTTCTCAATGATATTGCTATGTTCATGGAAATTGTGGCTCCAAACTTCCCGACGTGCTTCACTCTAATTGTTTGTACTGCTGGAGTCTTTAAG TCAATTGTAGGGGTAGCAGGGGGAGCCACCAGAGCTGCTCTGACTGTGCACCAGGCTCGCAGAGACAATATGGCCGATGTCTCCGCTAAAGATGGCAGTCAG GAAACTCTAGTGAATCTGGCAGGGCTATTAGTCAGCCTCATCCTCATTCCCCTGGTCACTGACAACGCATG gTTGACCTTTaccctcttcttcttcttcaccaTCCTCCACCTCCTGGCCAATTACAGGGCAGTTCGctctgttgtcatggaaacactCAATGAGGCTCGACTTTCTATTCTGCTCCACCAGTATCTGCAGGACAGTCAGGTCTTGTGTCCATCAGAAGCCAATCTAAGAGAGCCTGTATTCCTGG agttCAGGAGGAAGGTTCCCATTAAACTTGGAGTAAGGCTTGGAGAACTGGTCAACAA CCCACAGGAACTCCAGCTGGCTTTGAAACACAGTAACAGTCCATACCTCATTGGAGTCAAGCATG gctcagtgtgtgtttgtttgggtgAGGATGCATCAGCACGTGACGAAATCAGGGCGGTGTGTCAGGCAGTGTGTCTGagcactgtgctgctctctccctccacgTCGGAGGGAGCTTTGAAATCACTCTCAGCTGCACGTACGCAAG GCCTTTGGGAACTGGTGTCAGAAAGTCACAAAGTGATTGACCACATTTTCCCCCAGTTCCTTAAAG GTCTTGAGGCCAGCGGGTGGCAGGTTGATCGTACGCTACTGGACTGGGATGAGTGGCGGGTGGACTGGAGAAAGAAAAGTGACTGA